Proteins found in one Actinomycetota bacterium genomic segment:
- a CDS encoding malate dehydrogenase, giving the protein MASPVRVVVTGAAGQIGYALLFRIASGQLLGPDTPVELRMLEIPQARGALDGVGMELDDCAFPLLSGWMGTDDPGEAFDGANICMLVGARPRTKGMERGDLLEANGAIFTVQGKAINDRAADDVRVLVVGNPANTNALIAMHSAPDVPAERFTAMMRLDHNRALTQVAQKTGVQVAEVTNMTIWGNHSATQYPDVVHAKVAGTSAWDAISDEAWVADTFIPTVQTRGAAIIEARGGSSVASAASAAIDHMRDWVLATPAGDWVSMGVPSKGEYGTPEGLIVGLPCTCSGGEWSVVEGIDIDDFSKPRIERSVAELGEERQAVKDLGLI; this is encoded by the coding sequence TTGGCAAGTCCCGTCCGCGTCGTCGTCACCGGTGCCGCCGGCCAGATCGGCTACGCGCTTCTTTTCCGCATCGCCAGCGGCCAGCTGCTCGGCCCCGACACCCCCGTCGAGCTGCGCATGCTGGAGATCCCGCAGGCCCGCGGCGCCCTCGATGGCGTCGGCATGGAGCTCGACGACTGCGCGTTCCCGCTGCTGTCGGGCTGGATGGGCACCGACGACCCCGGCGAGGCCTTCGACGGCGCCAACATCTGCATGCTCGTGGGCGCCCGCCCGCGCACGAAGGGCATGGAGCGCGGCGACCTGCTCGAGGCCAACGGCGCCATCTTCACGGTGCAGGGCAAGGCCATCAACGACCGTGCGGCCGATGACGTGCGCGTGCTGGTGGTGGGCAACCCCGCCAACACCAACGCCCTCATCGCCATGCACAGCGCGCCGGACGTTCCGGCCGAGCGCTTCACGGCGATGATGCGCCTCGACCACAACCGCGCCCTGACGCAGGTGGCCCAGAAGACCGGCGTGCAGGTGGCCGAGGTCACCAACATGACCATCTGGGGCAACCACTCGGCCACGCAGTATCCCGACGTGGTGCACGCCAAGGTGGCCGGCACGAGCGCCTGGGACGCCATCTCGGACGAGGCCTGGGTGGCCGACACCTTCATTCCCACCGTGCAGACGCGCGGCGCGGCGATCATCGAGGCCCGCGGCGGGTCGTCGGTGGCCTCGGCGGCCAGCGCCGCCATCGACCACATGCGCGACTGGGTGCTGGCCACCCCGGCGGGCGACTGGGTGTCGATGGGCGTCCCGTCGAAGGGCGAGTACGGCACGCCCGAGGGCCTGATCGTCGGTCTCCCGTGCACCTGCTCCGGCGGCGAGTGGAGCGTGGTGGAGGGCATCGACATCGACGACTTCAGCAAGCCGCGCATCGAGCGCTCGGTGGCCGAGCTCGGGGAGGAGCGGCAGGCGGTGAAGGACCTCGGCCTGATCTAG
- the atpD gene encoding F0F1 ATP synthase subunit beta: MSTNGKNTGTILEIKGVVLDVRFTDDLPGIYNALEITRPDGTTLVAEVQQLLGDDKVRAVALDTTDGLSRGTDVIDTGAPISVPVGEPTLGRIFNVLGEAIDEAGPVDASEKWPIHRDPPAFDQLSPTSEIFETGIKVIDLLAPYVKGGKVGLFGGAGVGKTVLIQELIHNIAQEHGGLSVFAGVGERTREGNDLWLEMKESGVISKTALVYGQMNEPPGARLRVALSGLTMAEYFRDVGGQDVLLFVDNIFRFVQAGSEVSALLGRMPSAVGYQPTLQTEMGDLQERITSTRNGSVTSVQAIYVPADDLTDPAPAASFAHLDATTVLNRAIAEKGIYPAVDPLDSTSTALEPSVVGEEHYEVATRVQEILQEYKDLQDIIAILGVDELTDEQKLTVGRARRIERFLSQPFHVAEAFTGTPGAYVTLRDTVRGFKEIIEGKHDDLPEGAFLLVGTIEDAVAKGAEMAKAAA; encoded by the coding sequence ATGAGCACCAACGGGAAGAACACCGGGACGATCCTCGAGATCAAGGGCGTCGTGCTCGACGTCCGGTTCACCGATGACCTCCCGGGCATCTACAACGCCCTCGAGATCACGCGCCCTGACGGCACCACCCTGGTAGCGGAGGTGCAGCAGCTGCTGGGCGACGACAAGGTGCGCGCGGTGGCCCTGGACACCACCGACGGCCTCTCGCGCGGCACCGACGTGATCGACACCGGTGCCCCCATCTCGGTGCCGGTGGGCGAGCCCACCCTGGGCCGCATCTTCAACGTGCTCGGCGAGGCCATCGACGAGGCCGGCCCGGTGGACGCCAGCGAGAAGTGGCCCATCCACCGCGACCCGCCTGCGTTCGACCAGCTCAGCCCCACCTCGGAGATCTTCGAGACCGGCATCAAGGTGATCGACCTCCTCGCCCCCTACGTGAAGGGCGGCAAGGTCGGGCTGTTCGGCGGCGCCGGCGTGGGCAAGACCGTGCTCATCCAGGAGCTGATCCACAACATCGCGCAGGAGCACGGCGGCCTGTCGGTGTTCGCCGGCGTGGGCGAGCGCACCCGCGAGGGCAACGACCTCTGGCTCGAGATGAAGGAGTCGGGCGTCATCTCGAAGACCGCCCTGGTGTACGGGCAGATGAACGAGCCGCCGGGCGCCCGCCTGCGCGTGGCCCTGTCGGGCCTCACCATGGCGGAGTACTTCCGCGACGTCGGCGGCCAGGACGTGCTGCTGTTCGTGGACAACATCTTCCGGTTCGTGCAGGCCGGTTCCGAGGTGTCGGCCCTCCTCGGCCGCATGCCGTCGGCCGTGGGCTACCAGCCCACCCTGCAGACCGAGATGGGCGACCTGCAGGAGCGCATCACCTCCACCCGCAACGGCTCGGTCACCTCGGTGCAGGCCATCTACGTGCCCGCCGACGACCTCACCGACCCGGCCCCGGCCGCGTCGTTCGCCCACCTCGACGCCACCACGGTGCTGAACCGCGCCATCGCGGAGAAGGGCATCTACCCGGCCGTGGACCCGCTCGACTCCACCTCCACCGCGCTGGAGCCCAGCGTGGTGGGCGAGGAGCACTACGAGGTGGCCACGCGCGTGCAGGAGATCCTGCAGGAGTACAAGGACCTGCAGGACATCATCGCCATCCTCGGCGTGGACGAGCTCACCGACGAGCAGAAGCTCACGGTGGGCCGCGCCCGCCGCATCGAGCGATTCCTGTCGCAGCCGTTCCACGTGGCCGAGGCGTTCACCGGCACCCCGGGTGCCTACGTGACCCTGCGCGACACCGTGCGCGGCTTCAAGGAGATCATCGAGGGCAAGCACGACGACCTGCCCGAGGGCGCCTTCCTGCTGGTGGGCACCATCGAGGACGCCGTGGCCAAGGGCGCCGAGATGGCCAAGGCCGCCGCGTGA
- a CDS encoding MFS transporter has protein sequence MPGGLGIPAVLTMPAFRRVWIGSVLSNGGTWFQAVAAGWLVLQITGSATMVGLLALAYRAPAFVLSTWGGKLADRHDWRRIGIITFSVEAAGALALAGLAFAGQLSVAAIFAATFVMGAAFAIGLPSVLALVPALVPTARLQEAVALNAAGINVARAVGPILGGVMLALAGAGWCFLVNSLSFLALVAALLLSPHVAQGSKVPSALRAALRYAATDRAARRLLAGMFLFMLFAGPIQELAPVVARRLGGGPVALGVILGGMGAGALLGAWMLQTLSGRGLPRHLALPIATLAFGGSLAAVAASPFLWLTVIGMLAAGAFWIWILTLTNTAIQLSSPSEMLGRMLGFYQLSVITPIALGSVAFGAMAGAIGIGWSLGIAATCLLGWGAWTLTHPIGEIDRDIRSIRS, from the coding sequence ATGCCCGGTGGCCTCGGCATACCCGCGGTGCTCACCATGCCCGCCTTCCGCCGGGTGTGGATCGGCAGCGTGCTGTCCAACGGCGGCACCTGGTTCCAGGCGGTGGCCGCGGGGTGGCTGGTGCTGCAGATCACCGGCAGCGCCACCATGGTCGGGCTCCTGGCGCTGGCCTACCGTGCGCCGGCGTTCGTACTGTCGACCTGGGGCGGCAAGCTCGCCGACCGCCACGACTGGCGGCGCATCGGCATCATCACCTTCTCGGTGGAGGCCGCCGGCGCGCTTGCGCTCGCGGGCCTGGCCTTTGCCGGGCAGCTGTCGGTGGCGGCCATCTTCGCGGCCACGTTCGTGATGGGCGCGGCATTCGCCATCGGGCTGCCGTCTGTGCTGGCGCTGGTGCCCGCCCTGGTGCCAACCGCCCGCCTGCAGGAGGCCGTGGCGCTGAACGCCGCGGGCATCAATGTGGCGCGGGCCGTGGGTCCGATCCTCGGCGGGGTGATGCTGGCCCTCGCCGGGGCCGGCTGGTGCTTCCTCGTCAATTCGCTCTCGTTCCTCGCGCTGGTGGCGGCGCTGCTGCTGTCTCCCCACGTGGCGCAGGGCAGCAAGGTGCCGTCGGCCCTGCGCGCGGCGCTGCGCTACGCCGCCACCGATCGCGCCGCGCGCCGGCTGCTCGCCGGCATGTTCCTGTTCATGCTCTTCGCCGGGCCCATCCAGGAGCTCGCGCCGGTGGTGGCCCGCCGGCTGGGCGGTGGCCCGGTGGCCCTGGGGGTGATCCTCGGCGGAATGGGGGCCGGCGCGCTGCTGGGCGCCTGGATGCTGCAGACCCTCTCGGGGCGGGGTCTGCCCCGGCACCTGGCGCTGCCCATCGCCACCCTGGCATTCGGCGGGTCGCTGGCCGCGGTGGCCGCGTCGCCGTTCCTGTGGCTCACGGTGATCGGCATGCTCGCGGCCGGGGCGTTCTGGATCTGGATCCTCACGCTCACCAACACGGCGATCCAGCTGTCGTCGCCCTCCGAGATGCTCGGACGGATGCTCGGCTTCTACCAGCTGTCGGTGATCACGCCGATCGCGCTGGGCTCGGTGGCGTTCGGCGCCATGGCGGGTGCCATCGGCATCGGGTGGAGCCTGGGCATCGCGGCCACCTGCCTGCTGGGCTGGGGGGCGTGGACCCTCACCCACCCGATTGGCGAGATCGACCGCGACATCCGGTCGATCAGGTCGTAG
- a CDS encoding M20 family metallopeptidase, which translates to MDEVRLAERLIAHDTSDPAGLAVAMDFVAGWLEGRGADLIRHDLGDRDALIARAGSGPVRIIFHGHVDVVPGHAEQFVPRIDGDRLIGRGAYDMKAALAAMMIATSDLAAAPPPGVRVDLVIVPDEERAQPGANATEMLVDRGLRADLVVCGEPTDMQVGVQAKGVMILTVGVEGRATHGSTPWLGDNAILRALEVYRRLESLPFTRASTPLFPRPSVNLARISGGDAVNKVPDICHMDVDVRYLPGQDPEEILRQAREMGAASIEVSIARPPADTDPEHPLVMALVECASRHHASSASVGRDGSSDGVSFIEAGVPAVEFGPLGAGHHGPDEFVDIPSLLSYRRALVDFAECAGGLAPVIAAGRDEGARA; encoded by the coding sequence GTGGATGAAGTCCGTCTTGCGGAGCGGCTCATCGCCCATGACACCTCCGATCCGGCGGGCCTCGCGGTGGCGATGGACTTCGTCGCCGGGTGGCTCGAGGGTCGGGGCGCCGACCTGATCCGCCACGACCTGGGCGACCGCGACGCGCTCATCGCGCGCGCCGGGTCAGGGCCCGTGCGCATCATCTTCCACGGGCACGTCGACGTGGTGCCGGGGCACGCCGAGCAGTTCGTGCCGCGCATCGACGGCGACCGCCTCATCGGCCGCGGCGCGTACGACATGAAGGCCGCCCTCGCGGCGATGATGATCGCCACGTCCGACCTGGCCGCGGCGCCGCCACCGGGCGTGCGGGTGGACCTCGTGATCGTCCCCGACGAGGAACGCGCCCAGCCCGGGGCGAATGCCACCGAGATGCTTGTGGACAGGGGACTCCGGGCCGACCTGGTGGTGTGCGGCGAGCCCACGGACATGCAGGTGGGCGTGCAGGCCAAGGGCGTGATGATCCTGACGGTGGGGGTGGAGGGCCGAGCCACCCATGGATCCACGCCGTGGCTGGGCGACAACGCCATCCTTCGCGCGCTCGAGGTGTACCGCCGGCTGGAGTCTCTGCCCTTCACGCGGGCGTCCACGCCGCTCTTCCCGCGCCCCTCGGTGAACCTGGCGCGCATCTCGGGCGGCGACGCCGTGAACAAGGTTCCCGACATCTGCCACATGGATGTGGACGTGCGCTACCTGCCAGGGCAGGACCCCGAGGAGATCCTTCGCCAGGCGCGCGAGATGGGGGCGGCGTCCATCGAGGTGTCCATCGCCCGCCCGCCCGCCGACACCGATCCAGAGCACCCGCTGGTAATGGCCCTGGTGGAGTGCGCATCGCGCCACCACGCGTCGTCCGCGTCGGTGGGGCGCGACGGGTCGTCGGATGGCGTGTCGTTCATCGAGGCCGGGGTGCCGGCCGTGGAGTTCGGGCCGCTTGGCGCGGGGCACCATGGGCCCGATGAGTTCGTGGACATCCCGAGTCTGCTGTCGTACCGCCGCGCGCTGGTCGACTTCGCCGAGTGCGCCGGGGGCCTCGCGCCGGTCATCGCCGCCGGGCGCGACGAAGGGGCCCGCGCATGA
- the atpG gene encoding ATP synthase F1 subunit gamma → MPSQQDIKQRITSVTGTSKITRAMELVASAKLRRAQVRIEALRPYAKGMRRLMAGAARRAGNLNGIPLLDERAETRRASVLVVTGDRGLAGAFNVNVVRRALQEREALLAEGFDEVVFTAVGKKGGGTLRFRGMELDNHFQGFSSEPTFSDASAVAQFVGQRYLDEETDRVVLVFNEFKSLVEQRVTAEQLLPVPRDVVEDDDDNPDTEPVFSKALAEFEPEPVALLSDLLPTFVDTTIYRALLESAAAEHAARRTAMSNASDNAEQLIADLTLAMNRARQAAITQEILEVVAGADALS, encoded by the coding sequence GTGCCGAGCCAGCAGGACATCAAGCAGCGCATCACCTCGGTCACCGGCACCAGCAAGATCACGCGTGCCATGGAGCTCGTGGCCTCGGCCAAGCTCCGTCGTGCCCAGGTGCGAATCGAGGCCCTGCGTCCCTACGCCAAGGGCATGCGCCGCCTCATGGCCGGTGCCGCCCGCCGCGCGGGCAACCTCAACGGCATCCCGCTGCTCGACGAGCGCGCCGAGACCCGCCGCGCGTCCGTGCTGGTGGTCACCGGTGACCGCGGCCTGGCCGGCGCGTTCAACGTCAACGTCGTGCGCCGGGCCCTGCAGGAGCGCGAGGCCCTGCTGGCCGAGGGCTTCGACGAGGTCGTGTTCACCGCCGTGGGCAAGAAGGGCGGCGGCACGCTGCGCTTCCGCGGCATGGAGCTCGACAACCACTTCCAGGGCTTCTCGTCCGAGCCCACGTTCTCCGACGCGTCCGCCGTGGCCCAGTTCGTGGGCCAGCGGTACCTCGACGAGGAGACCGACCGCGTGGTGCTGGTGTTCAACGAGTTCAAGTCGCTCGTGGAGCAGCGCGTCACCGCCGAGCAGCTGCTGCCCGTCCCGCGGGACGTGGTGGAGGACGACGACGACAACCCCGACACCGAGCCGGTGTTCTCGAAGGCCCTCGCGGAGTTCGAGCCGGAGCCGGTCGCGCTGCTGTCGGACCTGCTGCCCACGTTCGTGGACACCACGATCTACCGGGCGCTCCTCGAGAGCGCCGCGGCCGAGCACGCAGCGCGTCGCACGGCCATGAGCAACGCAAGCGACAACGCCGAGCAACTCATCGCGGACCTCACGCTCGCGATGAACCGCGCCCGGCAGGCGGCGATCACCCAGGAGATCCTCGAGGTGGTCGCCGGCGCGGACGCCCTCAGCTAG
- a CDS encoding UDP-glucose/GDP-mannose dehydrogenase family protein, with amino-acid sequence MPERIGVIGAGYVGLVTGACLASMGHQVTLRDIDEAKVRMIGDGDPPIHEDGLKQLMHECRDRLRATLGMREMLAASEIVFIAVDTPPTHSGDADLSRVMTVLDEIEQIGATGDHVLVMKSTVPVGTGERVRAELDKRGLSDVGYCSNPEFLKEGVAIADFLSPDRVVIGDFRAGDGDKVAALYAPLGAPILRTSVPTAEMIKYASNAFLATKISFINEIANVCEEVGADVTEVAEGMGLDTRIGPKFLSAGVGFGGSCFPKDVSALKQLAGNSGYHFQLLTSVIEVNELQKRRVVGKLKRHLGDLQGREIALLGLTFKPGTDDMREASSVVLAARLLAEAAVVRAYDPVALDAARHTLRGVELYDDPWACVTGADAVVLVTEWPEIIGLDWPKVAQVMRGDVLVDGRNALDPAEAVAAGFAYEGIGRVAPS; translated from the coding sequence ATGCCTGAGCGAATCGGAGTGATCGGGGCCGGGTACGTGGGCCTGGTGACGGGGGCGTGCCTCGCGTCGATGGGCCACCAGGTGACCCTGCGCGACATCGACGAGGCCAAGGTGCGCATGATCGGGGACGGCGACCCCCCGATCCACGAGGACGGCCTCAAGCAGCTCATGCACGAGTGCCGCGACCGCCTGCGCGCCACGCTCGGTATGCGCGAGATGCTCGCGGCGTCGGAGATCGTGTTCATCGCCGTGGACACCCCGCCCACCCACTCGGGCGATGCCGACCTCTCGCGCGTGATGACCGTGCTGGATGAGATCGAGCAGATCGGCGCCACCGGCGACCACGTGCTGGTGATGAAGAGCACCGTGCCGGTGGGCACCGGCGAGCGCGTGCGCGCCGAGCTCGACAAGCGCGGGCTGTCGGACGTGGGCTACTGCTCCAACCCGGAGTTCCTCAAGGAGGGGGTTGCCATCGCCGACTTCCTCAGCCCCGACCGCGTGGTGATCGGTGACTTCCGCGCCGGTGACGGCGACAAGGTGGCGGCGCTCTACGCGCCGCTTGGCGCGCCGATACTGCGCACCTCGGTGCCCACCGCCGAGATGATCAAGTACGCCTCCAATGCCTTCCTCGCCACCAAGATCTCGTTCATCAACGAGATCGCCAACGTGTGCGAGGAGGTCGGCGCCGACGTCACCGAGGTGGCCGAGGGCATGGGGCTCGATACCCGCATCGGCCCGAAGTTCCTCTCGGCGGGCGTGGGCTTCGGCGGGAGCTGTTTTCCAAAAGACGTAAGCGCCCTCAAGCAGCTGGCCGGCAACAGCGGGTACCACTTCCAGCTGCTCACCTCGGTGATCGAGGTGAACGAGCTGCAGAAGCGCCGCGTGGTGGGCAAGCTCAAGCGGCACCTGGGTGACCTGCAGGGGCGCGAGATCGCGCTCTTGGGGCTGACGTTCAAGCCCGGCACCGACGACATGCGCGAGGCATCGAGCGTGGTGCTGGCCGCGCGCCTGCTGGCCGAGGCCGCGGTGGTGCGCGCGTACGATCCCGTGGCGCTCGACGCCGCGCGGCACACCCTGCGCGGCGTGGAGCTCTACGACGACCCGTGGGCGTGCGTCACCGGCGCCGACGCGGTGGTGCTGGTCACCGAGTGGCCCGAGATCATCGGGCTCGACTGGCCGAAGGTGGCGCAGGTGATGCGCGGCGACGTGCTGGTGGACGGCCGCAACGCGCTCGACCCGGCAGAGGCCGTGGCTGCGGGGTTCGCCTACGAAGGCATCGGGCGGGTCGCCCCGTCATGA
- a CDS encoding F0F1 ATP synthase subunit alpha has protein sequence MKLRPDEITKVLRAQIEQYEGVAEADEVGTVLQVGDGIARVHGLPSVLSLETLELPHGVSGLALNLEEDNVGVVLLGEDTLIKEGDPVRRTGKVIQVPVGEALLGRVVDPLGNPLDGRGPIQTNDFRPVEFKAPGVVQRQPVTEPLQTGIKAIDALIPIGRGQRELIIGDRQTGKTTIAIDTIINQRGQDVKCFYVAIGQKASTVAQVVERLREAGAMEYTTVVVASASSSAPLKYLAPYSGAAMAEHFLYNGQHALCVYDDLSKQADAYRQMSLLLRRPPGREAFPGDVFYLHSRLLERACKLSDELGGGSLTALPIIETQAGDVSAYIPTNVISITDGQIFLESKLFYSGIRPAVNVGISVSRVGGNAQIKAMRKVAGRLKIELSQYRDLEAFAQFGSELDAATQQTLARGARLVASLNQPAFQPWPVEEQVAIIFAASRGYLDAVEPSEIPRVNEEIRSALRDEGTILAEIRDTQDLPDALQDKLGTFLEGLMKRLVGVPGGSEAAA, from the coding sequence ATGAAGCTCCGCCCCGACGAGATCACCAAGGTCCTCCGCGCCCAGATCGAGCAGTACGAGGGCGTGGCCGAGGCCGACGAGGTGGGCACCGTCCTGCAGGTGGGTGACGGAATCGCCCGCGTGCATGGCCTTCCCTCGGTGCTGTCCCTCGAGACCCTCGAGTTGCCGCACGGCGTGTCCGGCCTGGCGCTGAACCTCGAAGAGGACAACGTCGGCGTGGTGCTCCTCGGCGAGGACACCCTCATCAAGGAGGGCGACCCGGTGCGGCGCACCGGCAAGGTCATCCAGGTGCCGGTGGGCGAGGCCCTGCTCGGCCGCGTGGTCGACCCCCTGGGCAACCCGCTGGACGGCCGCGGCCCCATCCAGACCAACGACTTCCGCCCGGTCGAGTTCAAGGCCCCGGGCGTGGTGCAGCGCCAGCCCGTGACCGAGCCCTTGCAGACCGGCATCAAGGCCATCGACGCGCTCATCCCGATCGGCCGCGGCCAGCGCGAGCTGATCATCGGCGACCGCCAGACCGGCAAGACGACCATCGCCATCGACACGATCATCAACCAGCGCGGCCAGGACGTGAAGTGCTTCTACGTGGCCATCGGCCAGAAGGCATCCACGGTGGCCCAGGTGGTGGAGCGCCTGCGGGAGGCCGGCGCCATGGAGTACACCACGGTGGTGGTGGCCAGCGCGTCCTCGAGCGCCCCGCTCAAGTACCTGGCGCCGTACTCGGGTGCGGCCATGGCGGAGCACTTCCTCTACAACGGCCAGCACGCCCTGTGCGTGTACGACGACCTGTCGAAGCAGGCCGACGCCTATCGCCAGATGTCGCTGCTGCTGCGGCGCCCGCCGGGCCGCGAGGCCTTCCCCGGCGACGTGTTCTACCTGCACTCGCGCCTGCTGGAGCGCGCCTGCAAGCTCAGCGACGAGCTCGGCGGCGGTTCGCTCACGGCGCTGCCGATCATCGAGACGCAGGCCGGTGACGTGTCGGCGTACATCCCGACCAACGTCATCTCGATCACCGACGGCCAGATCTTCCTCGAGTCGAAGCTCTTCTACTCGGGCATCCGCCCCGCGGTGAACGTGGGTATCTCGGTGTCGCGCGTGGGCGGCAACGCCCAGATCAAGGCCATGCGCAAGGTGGCCGGACGCCTGAAGATCGAGCTCTCGCAGTACCGCGACCTCGAGGCCTTCGCGCAGTTCGGATCGGAGCTCGACGCCGCCACGCAGCAGACGCTGGCCCGTGGCGCGCGCCTGGTGGCCTCGCTCAACCAGCCGGCGTTCCAGCCCTGGCCGGTGGAGGAGCAGGTGGCCATCATCTTCGCCGCCAGCCGTGGCTACCTCGACGCCGTGGAGCCCTCGGAGATCCCGCGGGTGAACGAGGAGATTCGCTCGGCCCTTCGCGACGAGGGCACGATCCTCGCCGAGATCCGCGACACCCAGGACCTGCCGGACGCCCTGCAGGACAAGCTCGGCACGTTCCTCGAGGGCCTCATGAAGCGCCTGGTCGGCGTCCCCGGCGGCAGCGAGGCCGCCGCCTAG
- a CDS encoding LytR family transcriptional regulator, whose amino-acid sequence MSDEPNVPEPGEVEPGEVEADEADRPARWFRVPRTRRRWPWVFMWAAVFIVGAGAGLAVASYQLLGSTLDKASPDTKLVLDAQAQVDPDVPGEPVNILLIGSDKRAGAEGAGDPGRSDSLILLRMDGDRGFISMLSFPRDLYVDIPGSGMDKINSAFSRGGPAKTIETIKRLTGEPINYFVNIDFEGFVKLVDQVGGVYLDVDRKYFHKNVPGDGIDDYEEIDLEPGYQRMNGKDALDYVRYRHTDSDFARIARQQAFLSELKRQTNRFGNLPEIPAYASIFADNITTNVRSVPRLLGILQQAMTTDKDRIARNSVSGNANMRGGAAVVDTTRGEIDAKVDAWLNPEFEQGAPAAVVSPNEVQVQVLNGNGRLLDAEKATDQLRKRGYDAVSGGNADSFGKPETQVAYADGQREAARNIAAMFGTETVLAALSRSDTPDGLDVRVTVGESYDGELVQKKKAKKAPKPTADVVDTTSLVPLSKRIQRATGLKIMVATRVPSGSELKIVRAYRVNTGGEGPRALKMVFRIPQGTYWGYQVLDWADPPLLEGRTGVVKSGGREYSTFYDGKNLMRLAWQKDGVTYWISNTLDYALSDETMYAIAKSARPVDRVTLRPGAKPVEITMQQDAYTP is encoded by the coding sequence ATGAGCGACGAGCCGAACGTGCCCGAGCCCGGCGAGGTGGAGCCCGGCGAGGTGGAGGCCGATGAGGCCGACCGCCCGGCGCGCTGGTTCCGCGTGCCGCGCACGCGCCGCCGGTGGCCGTGGGTGTTCATGTGGGCCGCGGTGTTCATCGTGGGCGCGGGCGCGGGCCTCGCCGTGGCCAGCTACCAGCTGCTCGGCAGCACCCTCGATAAGGCCAGCCCCGATACCAAGCTCGTGCTGGACGCCCAGGCACAGGTGGACCCCGACGTGCCCGGCGAGCCCGTGAACATCCTGCTCATCGGTTCCGACAAGCGCGCCGGCGCCGAGGGCGCGGGCGACCCCGGTCGGTCCGACTCGCTCATCCTGCTGCGCATGGACGGCGACCGCGGGTTCATCTCGATGCTGTCGTTCCCGCGCGATCTCTACGTGGACATCCCGGGATCGGGCATGGACAAGATCAACTCGGCGTTCTCGCGCGGCGGCCCGGCGAAGACCATCGAGACGATCAAGAGGCTCACGGGCGAGCCCATCAACTACTTCGTGAACATCGACTTCGAGGGGTTCGTGAAGCTCGTGGACCAGGTGGGCGGCGTGTACCTGGACGTCGACCGCAAGTACTTCCACAAGAACGTGCCCGGTGACGGCATCGACGACTACGAGGAGATCGACCTTGAGCCCGGCTACCAGCGCATGAACGGCAAGGACGCCCTCGACTACGTGCGCTACCGCCACACCGACTCCGACTTCGCCCGCATCGCCCGCCAGCAGGCGTTCCTGTCGGAGCTCAAGCGGCAGACCAACCGCTTCGGCAACCTGCCGGAGATCCCGGCCTACGCCAGCATCTTCGCCGACAACATCACCACTAACGTGCGGTCGGTGCCGCGCCTGCTGGGAATCCTGCAGCAGGCCATGACCACCGACAAGGATCGCATCGCGCGCAACAGTGTCTCGGGCAACGCCAATATGCGCGGCGGCGCGGCCGTGGTGGACACCACCCGGGGCGAGATCGACGCCAAGGTGGACGCCTGGCTCAACCCGGAGTTCGAGCAGGGCGCGCCCGCGGCCGTGGTGAGCCCCAACGAGGTACAGGTGCAGGTGCTCAACGGCAACGGGCGCCTGCTGGACGCCGAGAAGGCCACCGACCAGCTGCGCAAGCGCGGCTACGACGCCGTGTCGGGCGGCAACGCCGACTCGTTCGGCAAGCCCGAGACCCAGGTGGCGTACGCCGACGGCCAGCGCGAAGCCGCCAGGAACATCGCCGCGATGTTCGGCACGGAAACCGTGCTGGCGGCCCTGTCGCGGTCGGACACCCCCGACGGCCTCGACGTGCGGGTGACCGTGGGCGAGTCGTACGACGGCGAGCTGGTGCAGAAGAAGAAGGCCAAGAAGGCGCCCAAGCCCACCGCCGACGTGGTGGACACCACCTCGCTCGTGCCGCTGTCGAAGCGCATCCAGAGGGCCACCGGCCTCAAGATCATGGTCGCCACCCGCGTGCCGAGCGGGTCGGAGCTCAAGATCGTGCGCGCCTACCGCGTGAACACCGGGGGCGAGGGCCCGCGGGCGCTCAAGATGGTGTTCCGCATCCCGCAGGGCACCTACTGGGGATACCAGGTGCTCGACTGGGCCGACCCGCCGCTGCTCGAGGGCCGCACCGGCGTGGTGAAGAGCGGGGGTCGCGAGTACTCCACCTTCTACGATGGCAAGAACCTCATGCGGCTCGCATGGCAGAAGGACGGCGTCACCTACTGGATCTCCAACACCCTTGACTATGCGCTCTCGGACGAGACCATGTACGCGATCGCCAAGTCGGCGCGGCCGGTCGACCGCGTCACCCTGCGCCCGGGGGCGAAGCCCGTGGAGATCACCATGCAGCAGGATGCCTACACGCCCTGA
- the atpC gene encoding ATP synthase F1 subunit epsilon has product MSTGSPEQKRVAVQVLTPEGVVHDGVAAMVVAPSVGGELGILPRHVPLIAALQPGRTRLKMLDESEVVMATTEGYIAVEDDRVLIMVEQAELAGDIDRARAELALSAAQEAIQAAGDDEVALAAAQAALRRAENRLKVVDKAAS; this is encoded by the coding sequence GTGAGCACGGGTTCGCCCGAGCAGAAGCGCGTCGCCGTGCAGGTGCTCACGCCCGAGGGCGTGGTGCACGACGGCGTGGCGGCGATGGTGGTGGCCCCGAGCGTCGGCGGCGAGCTGGGCATCCTGCCCCGGCACGTGCCGCTCATCGCCGCGCTGCAGCCGGGCCGCACCCGCCTGAAGATGCTCGACGAGTCCGAGGTGGTCATGGCCACCACGGAGGGCTACATCGCCGTCGAGGATGACCGCGTGCTGATCATGGTGGAGCAGGCCGAGCTGGCCGGCGACATCGACCGCGCCCGCGCCGAGCTGGCCCTGAGCGCCGCCCAGGAGGCCATCCAGGCCGCGGGCGACGACGAGGTGGCCCTGGCCGCCGCGCAGGCCGCGCTCCGCCGCGCCGAGAACCGTCTCAAGGTGGTCGACAAGGCCGCCTCCTAG